One Coffea eugenioides isolate CCC68of chromosome 2, Ceug_1.0, whole genome shotgun sequence genomic window, tcatgcacttgacactcaccaagtcaacaAAGGAGAAATGTTACTTGAaattcaagcgtccaccgtaggatcctcttgaaggttctcgTGCGAGCCTAagcaattaatagtgaacaatcacttataaaccccaattatcaagaaagattgcacgcTTGTACAATCCTAGAAAATTTTACTAAAATGAGCTTAAATTACTCGCGAATTAAGTCTCAAAAGCGAGATTAAAAGCGAGAttttaaagtacaagagaaatcgagttttcatcttcGAAAttaagtataaaacgttcaaatgatatcgagggaaaaaggagaattcgaaaaactccatttccttaagttttgaaaatttcagttttgatatgagatctttgaaaaatcgcatctcactctttacaagtccaaaattggaaaattaggtaccgttggaatctttttccaaagtactaaaagttcctagaagacacctttccagGATTTCAAATGGAAGGTAtccaaaaattggctcaaagttgctcTTTTAACACTAAGGCAgttttcggggttggtttttggccaattttaaaaatttgacagaattcacacaatgtgaaccAGCCTCTAATAAGACGTTAGGCAGTTTCTCTCTAACCTGAGAGCTATCTCTTTCTAACCTGAGAGCTTTCTCTCCTCTGTGTGGGAGATTGGAATTTTCAAAGTGAAAAGCCCGCCGAAATTGCATTCGCATCCCTTTCAAGAAACGAAAAATGCTGAATACTACACAACACCATTTCTGAACACTGAATATCAAACACCAGATCTCTAACAACAATTCCATAGTGGAAATAGGGAAGCTGGAAGGTCATGAAGGAGCAAAGGTAAATTAAAGGGGTGACATTTATGAACACTCAAAGCAAGCCTTAGAGATCAGAAAGCACTTAAAGCCGGTTTGATGGACTACAATAGCAGCAATTACTCTTAATCTCACAGCATTAACTCCACGAAGCCCTAAAATGCCAGGTTTCACTGCCATTAACTGCTTTTTTAGGTCTTTTATGTCTTCTGCATCTGCATTTGCATAAGTAGGtggttttctttttgtctttttgcCTATCCGGTAGTGCACTTACCTAGAGAAGATAGTAGTCGGACTTTCTCTTCCCACTATTTTTGTCAGGCTCTAGCATTTGCTCTTTTACATAAATAGAGGTATCCCACTAAGATTTACTGGGCACCATGGCTAATGAACTGGAGGAAGTTTTAAAGAAGTTTGCTTTATCTAATCTAGAGCAGAACGGAACATGGTTGGATATGGATGACATAAATTCGGGGATAACTGAGTGTGAAAAAGCATCATTGGGAAGATTAGAGGAGAAAAAGTTGCAAATTTCATAGGAGTAAAGAACTTCGTGACTGCAGCTTGGGGTTACCCAAAGAATCTGGAAGTAGCGGAGCTAGGTCCTAACTTATTTCAGTTCTTCATTCCAGAAGAGGAGAACAAACTGAGAATACTAAACGGGGGACCATGGTTGATAGACAGTCAGATTCTAGTGCTGAATAGATGGGAGGCTGGAATTGAGGAAAATACTGAGGCATTTAGATTTGCCCCTCTATGGGTTCAAGTATGGAATTTGCCAATCCACTGGATCTCGAAAGAGGCTGGGAGAAAGATAGGGAAAATGTTTAAAGAAGTGAAGGAAGTTCTAATTTCCCACACAGGAGGAAAGGAAGGAAAGCACTTGAAGATGCTAGTGTGGGCAAACATGACCCAACCATTACTACTTGGAACAACAGTCAAGATGAATGGAGTGCTAAAATGGATTAATTTTAGGTATGAAAGAGTACCTGATTTCTGCTACAAGTGTGGAATTGTTGGTCACAGTGAGAAGAAATATAAGAACAAAGTGAGCATTAAGAAGGGACAACATGAGAACCAATATGGTCTCTGGCTACGTGCACAAAATGGGAGAGGATCACCACAACAGAAGAGTAATCCCAGTTCATATAATCCGGATAGGCAGGTTTGGGGGTTTCAAAATGGGGAATGGATCAAGAAGAGCAATGGTAAAAAAGAAGAACAGGGAACCAACCCTTCCAGAACAGAGAGTGTTAAAAGCATGGCATTGACCAAGAATGCATTCACAGTAGAGGATCATAATGTAAGGCTGGTAGACAGGGTACAGGAACCAAATGAGGGAGATGAGGAGCTCCTGGATGCTCAGGTGATAGAAATGCACAAAGAAGGGGCCGAAAGGATAAATAAAGTGAGTAATCTGGAATCTGCCTTAACAGAGTGTGAGATGGGGAGAATGGTTCAAGCAGTAGGGTCTCTGGTAGCATTAGGAGAGCTTGGTAATAGGAACCTGGATAGGAGAATGGGAGAAAGGGAAGATAAAACAATGGACATGCTGGTGGATGAGGAAGAACATAGCCAGAATAAGGAAAATAGAGTCAGCAGGGTGAGGAAAGTAAGACTTTGGAATAAATGAGTGACAGAGGTAGGCAACCTCTAAGTGATATTCAGAATAGGGAAACCAAAAAAGGGGGTAATACTAAAAGGAAGCTG contains:
- the LOC113760053 gene encoding uncharacterized protein LOC113760053, which codes for MANELEEVLKKFALSNLEQNGTCIIGKIRGEKVANFIGVKNFVTAAWGYPKNLEVAELGPNLFQFFIPEEENKLRILNGGPWLIDSQILVLNRWEAGIEENTEAFRFAPLWVQVWNLPIHWISKEAGRKIGKMFKEVKEVLISHTGGKEGKHLKMLVWANMTQPLLLGTTVKMNGVLKWINFRYERVPDFCYKCGIVGHSEKKYKNKVSIKKGQHENQYGLWLRAQNGRGSPQQKSNPSSYNPDRQVWGFQNGEWIKKSNGKKEEQGTNPSRTESVKSMALTKNAFTVEDHNVRLVDRVQEPNEGDEELLDAQVIEMHKEGAERINKVSNLESALTECEMGRMVQAVGSLVALGELGNRNLDRRMGEREDKTMDMLVDEEEHSQNKENRVSRVRKSSEARSVGSLDRRKVGWGDKWIIIGDFNDITSNDEKWCGRRRDNRSFHDFRKFINENQLLDVGYIGKPWTWSNNWYGNGEIKERLDRGLCSMKWSQCYEDARCTHIDSIASDHSMLLLETEKKRKRWKKRFQFDKRWLQHDDIVEVVKKAWDVQCEGTKWFKVKEKIKNCRIELLKWSNKKKGNSLERINWCKDQIEAIKASETENKRPRIRK